Genomic DNA from Pseudorasbora parva isolate DD20220531a chromosome 17, ASM2467924v1, whole genome shotgun sequence:
TGTCTCACCTGTAGAAGCGAGAGTGAAATAGAACACTACTGATCCACTTTGGTTTAACAAGAATGGCACCAGATACTAtacacaaataatatatatattaaaaaaatgtaattaaatatacagaaatgatcCAATTATAAGCAACATATATTGATACACACTATACATGCATAAAATAATCACACACATTGAGATTAAGAAAAAGGAATTTGATCTCAGTCAAAAACTGGAGCAGTTTGTTTTCCCTCTGAACCTCTTCAATGCCCTCTGTGCCTTTTTTCAGGAACGGGTTTGTTCCTCCCCACAAGATCGCGACCAACAACAGACAAAGCACTTCACCTGGAGAGAACGTTTATGAGATAAACATACAATTCAacacataaatacatttatttaaaaacaggACAGCTAAGCAGACACACTTGTGGAAGACACTGGCTATTGCTGAATTCAGAACCATACTGTAATAGAAAATATGGTAAACGTAGCTACGAGTAGTATACTAAAATGTGGCTCCGAGTTCAACTcatctaaacctttgtaaaacaacaacatacaTGACCGTCTTACCTGCTGACACCATTATACTCTTCTCCAAGTAAAAGAAACTACCTCTGCGCATGCGCGCATTGTCGCTGTCACaaaacctttaaaataaaagacCTTAGTTAACATTGCATTTCATTAAAACCTGTGcaatgtgtttttcttcttttgtaaaggtatatttttgatagtttctgaaaaagtttcgtttagttttataaagtttcgttcagttttattgagacaaaggtaattccgtacgcagcagctcttctgccacccagccccggctgagggggcgtgcCGCGCTCGGTGACGGACGTGCAGTGTGCAGTGTGGGACATAGCTTACTGTACAACACACTGAGTTAATATTTTATAGTAGCTAATATAAATACACgctaggtaactttttttcaaaagacTATTTCATGTTGATTTTTACAGGTCCGTAGCACGCTGAAGACTAGATTGGAaatactgatatatatatactcattaAACCCCTTTTAATGAAAAAATGGATATGAATTTAAGCATGCATGCCAAGGTATCTCTGCAATAACAGCAACGTTTAACGAAAAAAACGGTCGTGCTGTTgctacaaaaaacaaaagcctCACCTCAAAGATGTTTCTTTTGTGTTTGCTGTGGATCATAGGTGctggtaagaaaaaaaaaacaatttataatCTAATGTTTTTACATGTATATTATGAACCTTACAACCATTAGTTTTAAGCAGTTGCATCTGGCAGCatagaaattaaaataatagtaatccgtggattaattatttttcattgtaggatgcattacaatatttgtcaaaaatatgttttatgtttatttattaactagcctactttgttaAAGTGAATCTCTCGAGTGAGATCTCATTAAGTGCCATGCTGTTGTTGGTGTTTTTATTTTAGCCTATAGTGGTCAAAATAATGATTCAACCCTGAAAACGAGCTACAAAAtctttgtttttagtttttgtaAATAACAACATATCTTACATTAAACTTAAAGCCAGACCACATTCTTTTAGTCTCTTTTAGGGTGAATGTTCCTGACAGGGGTTTGGTGGCAATCCGGGGTTGTCCAGCTGTACTGGTCTGTGAGTTCACACCTGATCCTGACCTGTCCAGCCTGGTTGTTACCTGGCAACGGGGTTCACGTGTCGTTCACAGCTTTTATTATCAACAGGACCAGTTGGACCGCCAGAGTCCAGAATACCATAATCGGACATCGTTGTTTATTTCAGAGCTTGGTAAAGGAAAGGCCTCTCTTAGAATAAATTCAGTTGGACCTAAGGATGTGGGTCAGTACCTGTGCCATGTGAGCAGTGCTAAAGGGACTGGAAAAGCTCAGATAGAGCTGAAATATGGGGGTATGCTGGATTATAACAAAGACTATAGAATATATTTACCTTAAAGGACTTTATGCCTTGTTATTATTATAGCTTGGCAATCAAAAGAATGTTTCTGAACGTTACAATATAGTGACTTCAGTAACTGACATTTAATTATCTGTAGCCTTATTTGAATGTGTGCCAATTTGTGTAGTCAAATGCCTGTAATATAATGTCCAACAAATTCAGTCCAGAGTCATGGAGAAAAGGACATTCTTTAGGACGTTTTAAAAAATGACTAAAAGTTACTATTGGTGCATCTTTGCTTTCTGGGGATACTAAACTTAATCTCCGATTGTGTATTTCTCAGCTCTTTACTCTGAACCTAGGTTGAACATTCATGTGAACTCCTCAACTGTGACGGTGCAGTTTGAGACAGACGGATTCCCCAAACCTGAGGTGATCTGGCTGGGAGAACACGGCCAGAACCTCAGCTATCATCTGGAGCTCCATGACCAGACAGAAGATGGGCTTTATTTCGTTAAGAGCAGCTATAAGGCGCAGAAGCCAGTGGGTAATGTCACATTTACATTGAAGAACCCCCTCCTGAACCAGAACCTTCAGAGACCGGTGACCTTCAGCTATGGTAAAGACCCTCTTTCACGCTGAACTAAGAGTATGCCAGAAGGTTatcactttaaataaataaataaataaataagcataTGAAATAAATTCTTCTATTAGAATTTATGCTTTTATTTCCTAATTTACTgttgtggtcagaattattggcacccctggtaaatatgatcaaagatggctgtaaaaaataattctaaaataaaataaaaaatctaacctttcattgaagtaaaagaatGGAAAGTTGGGGGAAAATTACactatgaatttttttttctccaaaacacattgGCCATAATTATTGGCACAACAGGATTTTccatttttatgagtaaaatatatCTGAAGTATATtccaattaatatttttttttaaaaaattagcaCACCAGGTGACTGTCTAGCTATGGTGTCTTATTTCACAGtttaaatatgaggaaacacaaaggccaaattcccttaatcattcatcaAAATGagtgaaaccaaagaatataggagggtttcaagaaaaaaaacaacgtactcattcatttaaaaaactcCAGTTGTTTATATTCAGTTATCAGATAAGACTGGAACTTCAAAAGTGACCTGGTTCTATTGTCagataaaactattaaaagagcttttttggcagcaaacccaTTAGATATGCTTGGTGCAAACAGAGATAAAAGTACCCCACGCCCACAGTCGAATATActgctggatctttaatgtggtgggcatagtttttttttcattttttctgGAGGttctggacatcttgttcagatacatgatatcatggattctagcaaataccaacaaataaagaatcaaaaccTGACggcctctgctagaaatcttataatgggccgtggttggatcttccatcagaacagcgatccaaaacaaacatcaaaactaACATGTGTCattgagcacaaaatgaagcttctgtcATGACCATCCCTGTTCCCTGACCCGATACCTATAGAAAATGAGATGAGGAAACTGGAGCGAAGCACCAACATGGAgctgtgaatctgaaggatctggagagattctgtatgaAGGAATGGTCTCTGGTCTCTTGTCAGGCGTTCTCTAAACTCAccaggcattatagaagaagactcagagctgttatcttgggaaaaggaggttacaaaaagtatttaataaaagggtgccaATAATAATGGCCAACGTGAtttagagaaaagcatttatttcataatgcgATTTACCTATACATAATTGTAtttcacatttatatatttCCACATTTGTTTATGTATATATGAAATTATGTCTACATTTCTTTGTCCGTATggtaatggggggggggggggggggttacctCAGGAAAAGCAATCAAGCTCAGAGTGGCAGTGCTGAAGGCAGTGCTTTGTGGATTCAATTCCACAAAAAGTGGAAGTATATCAGCCAAAATAGCTATGAATGTCCATAATTAATGTAGTAGGCTGTATATAATATGTTCACAGTCTCTATGAAAGTGACATTGAATAAGTGCTGTATGAATGGATTTAAACACAGTGAAATGAACAGTGGCGGtattatcaaatttaatttgTGAATTTGGAGCTTTATGAATTCATTCCAATTCTGCAGGCTATGTCCGTCCGTGTGCATGagatcatgtttattttatttttttattgaaggaGTTAGTCAACATACAGTAAATCaatgaaagttacatttttcTTCCTCCTATTTTTACTATGACAATCCCCCACCCCAAGTCCCAAACATTTCTTCCCCATGCAGTGTAGGTACAACAAAATACTATCTGGTTACAAAGGctaaatagaattttttttatttaaaagttattttactttgaaatgaaaataacattggaacaaaactaattaaacaacattgagggggtaatttatttaaatcaatcattatctgtattttaGAACAAAATGTTTGCAGGGTTGAAGGGTGACAGTGTAAAAAATGAATCATGGGTCTTgtaattttcacacaaaaaattaaggtgataattaaaaatggtgtgcatttttttcttaagaAATATGGTTCAGTGTTGTAAAGAAATAAAATCAAGAGATACACTCTCCtaatttttttaaggaaatgtaAGCAATTTTAAGGCTTGAATTGAGGAACCGATTAAGCTAATAAaattaaaggtccactgaaatcaaaatttaagttttttagcttttagtatgactgtgttagccttaaagttatagctggtatgttccaaaactatgacaaaatttgcatttaggagatattcAAAATTTGCAGTCTCCCACTTCCATTTAaatgaatctcagattttggtgacatcatcgcagacttcactttctcgtcaagtcttctgtccaatcaaaatgctctctagaatttAAAGCCCGCCCCCTTTACTGCAGAAGcggcggctgaaatcggtcagttgttaacacacatttagtAATTTCTACATTGTGAAAGGCACATAGATAGCACACTTTTtatgataggaaacgattcagtgtaaatatgctttcatttgaggcgtataaagtctgtttttcaaagcgatatgaaggagattatgatggtaaacagtgttagaggaaactggctttaccaaacagaaaggtccgctcttgcgctcaaAAAAgtggaggagctgctaacagctgaagccgtttcaggggaaattacaacacattgaataatgcggcgcgtttcaaggcacttcagtggacctttaaggaAAATAagattacttgtttattttagGAGATTCAGCTCaattacaggtccttctaaaaaaattagcatattgtgataaagttcattattttccataatgtaatgataataattaaactttcatatattttagattcattgcacactaaattaaatatttcaggtcttttattgttttaatactgatgattttggcatacagctcatgaaaacccaaaattcctgtctcaaaaaattagcatatcatgaaaaggttctctaaacgagctattaagctaatcatctgaatcaactaattaactctaaacacctgcaaaagattcctgaggcttttaaaaactcccaggctggttcattactcaaaaccgcaatcataggtaagactgccgacctgactgctgtccagaaggccatcattgacaccctcaagcgagagggtaagacacagaaagaaatttctgaacgaataggctgttcccagagtgctgtatcaaggcacctcagtgggaagtctgtgggaaggaaaaagtgtggcaaaaaacactgaCGAGgtgaagaggtgaccggaccctgaggaagattgtggataAGGACCGATTcaagaccttgggggacctgcggaagcagtggactgagtctggagtagaaacatccagagccaccgtgcacaggcgtgtgcaggaaatgggctacaggtgccgcattccccaggtcaagccacttttgggctacagagaagcagcactggactgttgctcaatggtccaaagtacttttttcggatgaaagcaaattttgcatgccaATCGGAAATCAAGGTGACAGAGTCTGGAgaaagactggggagaaggaaatgccaaaatgcctgaagtccagtgtcaagtacccacagtcagtgatggtctggggtgccatgtcagctgctggtgttgcaagtattgagtgcataactgaacataattatttgaaggttgacgtttttttttatttattaaaaacacttttcttttattggtcggatgaaatatgcaatttttttttgagatttttgggttttcatgagctgtatgccaaaatcatcggtattaaaacaataaaagacctgaaatatttcagttggtgtgcaatgaatccaaaatatatgaaagttaatttttatcattacattatggaaaataataaactttatcagaatatgcaaattttttgagaaggacctgtacgcAGTTTTTTTAGAGACACCATTGTTAGTTTccatcatgctttgcatatggctggaAATGGAGATTAAGATTGAAATTAAgtgttgtttaatgtgtttttgagtgaagggaaacatctgttaatgtataatgttcatttatgtttgacatttgaaagaatTTCTGTTATGTTGAAGTTTTTACTGTTACCATTGTGCAGAGGAGTAGAGCTTGGTTAGGTTGTGATGTAAATAACTGCaagtattaatattattattatgaagaaTGTTGCTTTGTTCAGTGAGTAACAACTTTGATGATGCCAGTGCAATAACAAGTTTGTTTCTGCTTGTGCCAGCATCAAACAGATTATTAATTGAATAACataactgaaagtcaaatataaacaggtcatttccatttactatatatatatatatatatatatatatatatatatatatatatatatatgtgtgtatatatatatgtatgtatatatatgtatatatatatatatatatatgtatatatatatgtgtatgtatatatatatatatatgtgtatgtatatatatatatatatatatatatatgtatatatatatatatatatatataattttttatttaaataatataaatttatttcaaaatcaaCTTAAATTGAAAAAGCACATTCCACTAATAAGATTGAATTCATCATAAAAACTACTTAAATATTATGTAGTTGCCATCATTTTTTTAAGTAGATAGTAGatactgtgtaatatttttacagtgcgTGTAATGAAATtgtattaaattacaaaattaatataattgttgtattactgaggtaaaatgtgtaattcaatTGCTTTGCATTGATAATGTAATCCAAACCCCATTTATAATGGGTAACTTGTAACAGTAAgcaattacatttccaaagtaaccttcctaacactgagtgtgtgagagactcAACACATTCTTTCTGTTGTGTGGCTGTGGAATTTATTTGAATTGTCATTCCAATTCAAATTCAACTTCCTGTGGGGCGgagtcaattcaattcaaattgaatttaggccaattctgaaattctgaattttgcacaagcctgacatttaaaaagagaaaaaatcATTTAGCCATTCTGCGAGACAAATTACACTATATGATCAAAACATCAAATAGCATCACAACATGAGTGTGAGCAAAACAGAGATACATTTATGGAAATTAAAAGTTAACAATTGGGTAATTCTTtcagatttttaaaatatgacAGAATGGGTTCCCATTTGAATAAAACCTGTCCACAGATCCCCTTAGAGTAAATCTGATCTTTTCTAATTTGAAAAAGAACATCACATCTTCCAGCCagatcatgtttattttaaaaagattaaTATAGACTGtcaatgaaaaaaacaacacttcTCACATTACCTCAAAAGAATAAAACTATAAACTAGTTTTGCTAGGGATTGgtgacattataaatcaaaAGATCTGTTGTCTTAAGAGCTCTTTCATAAAGACAACCACAAGAGGAAATTAACTCAATGCCTGTTTATTGAACCAAGAAGAAGACCGTCATAAAAAGAAGAAATGGAAACATTGATAATCCCATCGGTTTTTATCACAAGGTTTATTTGCTCAAGCAGTAGAGAGAAAAAACAATATCAGATGAAATTAACCATACTTAAATATGCTAACATGAAAACAGTTACtg
This window encodes:
- the tmem234 gene encoding transmembrane protein 234, which encodes MRRGSFFYLEKSIMVSAGEVLCLLLVAILWGGTNPFLKKGTEGIEEVQRENKLLQFLTEIKFLFLNLNYLVPFLLNQSGSVVFYFTLASTDLSLAVPMVNSLTFMFTLLMGKFLGEEFGGKRALLGMLLIMSGVTVCVLSSVSETNGTGLRNTSDH
- the LOC137044839 gene encoding CD276 antigen-like isoform X2, which translates into the protein MFLLCLLWIIGAVSFRVNVPDRGLVAIRGCPAVLVCEFTPDPDLSSLVVTWQRGSRVVHSFYYQQDQLDRQSPEYHNRTSLFISELGKGKASLRINSVGPKDVALYSEPRLNIHVNSSTVTVQFETDGFPKPEVIWLGEHGQNLSYHLELHDQTEDGLYFVKSSYKAQKPVGNVTFTLKNPLLNQNLQRPVTFSYVSNEAGDRSWKMVAIISMSISVILLAVLLFLRFRKPIKLYL
- the LOC137044839 gene encoding V-set domain-containing T-cell activation inhibitor 1-like isoform X1, encoding MFLLCLLWIIGAVSFRVNVPDRGLVAIRGCPAVLVCEFTPDPDLSSLVVTWQRGSRVVHSFYYQQDQLDRQSPEYHNRTSLFISELGKGKASLRINSVGPKDVGQYLCHVSSAKGTGKAQIELKYGALYSEPRLNIHVNSSTVTVQFETDGFPKPEVIWLGEHGQNLSYHLELHDQTEDGLYFVKSSYKAQKPVGNVTFTLKNPLLNQNLQRPVTFSYVSNEAGDRSWKMVAIISMSISVILLAVLLFLRFRKPIKLYL